Proteins encoded by one window of Muntiacus reevesi chromosome 6, mMunRee1.1, whole genome shotgun sequence:
- the NOBOX gene encoding homeobox protein NOBOX, whose amino-acid sequence MGTFSARQVTQTCKRGADLGPRPLAEVLLCREEMRVCIGVRRAGPEGAGKSPAARLEEEEALQRSGPHTQDAPGKDVPLSCSISGEKRPSEAPGEGAGAGRACQRPGPGALREARTLASPRPQPQGQGPPFPGTEGRPGKRPYSPAAGEQKPSTVGPASKASPSRTNPARAAYNPVPCGLGRGSCHMANLLNTLAQNNQNMEQGKRSPEVTCQVRKKTRTLYRSDQLEELERLFQDDHYPDSDKRREIAQTVGVTPQRIMVWFQNRRAKWRKMNGKESKDIPAGPAPAPASNQCSSVAELPPTESANLEPGTLPQDSLPEPSMLLTSDQTLGSNLQHEGPQRRPVTPPLFSPPPVRRANLPFPLGPVHAPQLMLPLLDTLGSDSSHKDGPCGLWGASITPPPACSYLEDLEPQEYQPSSQPGLCPFSQTPQTQFFQHPQPQFPYLHPFPLPSSLTPPLPEDPLFALSCGPGGGSSQGYCPGPPSGPVLLQPPAGNMGPVPWADACLPDLPFPGAFCPPALGGPPGADGCFLDLFAAPYAQASSRPPSPGLAQVPESTPPAAGRAPLGQAREEPPAAAGERPPAPEEENESSHGP is encoded by the exons ATGGGAACGTTCAGTGCCCGTCAGGTCACCCAGACCTGTAAAAGGGGGGCTGACCTGGGCCCCAGGCCCTTGGCTGAGGTCCTGCTTTGCAGGGAGGAGATGAGGGTGTGTATAGGGGTGAGGAGGGCCG GCCCAGAGGGTGCAGGCAAGTCCCCCGCtgccaggctggaggaggaggaagccctGCAGAGGTCAGGCCCCCACACTCAGGACGCCCCAGGCAAGGACGTGCCCCTTTCCTGCAGCATCTCCGGGGAGAAGCGGCCGTCAGAggcccctggggaaggggctggggctgggagagCCTGCCAGCGCCCCGGCCCAGGGGCTCTCCGCGAAGCCAGAACCCTGGCCTCGCCTAGACCCCAGCCTCAGGGGCAAGGGCCTCCCTTCCCGGGGACAGAGGGGAGGCCGGGGAAGAGGCCCTACTCTCCAGCCGCCGGCGAGCAGAAACCTAGTACTGTGGGTCCGGCCTCGAAGGCATCTCCCAGCAGAACTAACCCAGCTCGGGCCGCGTACAACCCCGTGCCTTGTGGGTTAGGCCGGGGGTCCTGCCACATGGCCAACCTCCTCAACACACTGGCCCAGAACAACCAAAACATGGAGCAGGGAAAGAGGTCCCCGGAAGTGACCTGCCAGGTCCGGAAGAAGACCCGCACCCTGTACCGCTCGG ACCAGCTGGAGGAGCTAGAAAGGCTCTTCCAAGACGACCACTATCCAGACAGCGATAAGCGCCGGGAGATCGCCCAGACGGTGGGGGTCACTCCCCAGCGCATCATG GTGTGGTTCCAGAACCGCCGGGCCAAGTGGCGAAAAATGAATGGGAAGGAGAGTAAGGATATACCTGCCGGtcccgcccctgcccccgccaGCAACCAGTGCAG CTCTGTGGCCGAGCTGCCACCTACCGAGTCCGCGAACCTGGAGCCTGGGACCCTCCCTCAGGATTCCCTTCCAG AGCCGTCCATGCTGCTGACATCTGACCAGACGCTGGGCTCAAACCTGCAGCATGAGGGCCCCCAGAGACGGCCTGTGACCCCACCACTCTTCAGCCCCCCACCTGTCCGAAGAGCCAACCTTCCCTTTCCCCTCGGCCCTGTCCACGCCCCCCAGCTGATGCTGCCGCTGCTGGATACCCTAGGCAGCGACAGCAGCCACAAGGATGGCCCTTGTGGGTTGTGGGGAGCAAG CATCACTCCACCCCCTGCCTGCTCATACTTAGAGGACCTGGAGCCCCAGGAGTACCAGCCCAGCAGCCAGCCAGGGCTGTGCCCCTTCTCCCAGACCCCACAGACCCAGTTCTTCCAACACCCCCAGCCCCAGTTTCCATACCTGCACCCCTTTCCCTTGCCCAGCTCACTGACTCCACCGCTGCCCGAAGACCCTCTTTTCGCCTTGTCCTGTGGCCCCGGTGGGGGCTCATCCCAGGGCTATTGCCCAGGCCCTCCGTCGGGGCCCGTCCTGCTGCAGCCGCCGGCCGGGAACATGG GTCCGGTACCCTGGGCCGACGCCTGCCTGCCAGACTTGCCGTTCCCCGGCGCCTTCTGTCCGCCCGCTCTGGGGGGCCCCCCGGGAGCCGACGGCTGCTTCCTGGACCTGTTCGCCGCCCCCTACGCGCAGGCTTCCAGTaggccgccttccccgggcctcGCCCAGGTGCCCGAGAGCACCCCGCCTGCAGCGGGACGCGCCCCGCTCGGCCAGGCCCGGGAGGAACCACCGGCCGCCGCAGGGGAGCGGCCCCCGGCCCCCGAGGAAGAAAACGAGAGTAGCCATGGCCCCTAG